The following proteins are encoded in a genomic region of Brachypodium distachyon strain Bd21 chromosome 1, Brachypodium_distachyon_v3.0, whole genome shotgun sequence:
- the LOC104582199 gene encoding uncharacterized protein LOC104582199 has product MGDDLMLEILTLLPLKSAIRTAAVSKEWSRVWKLHLQEGGGAHPFVRRYHLVARIEPSPKQLLELLERRAGRRLHRFSLIVETSVMAASCFNSCLDQVAKCAVEDLHVELRNRTARNKFVFHFRWTSRFLARLSLRRTNVSQSVDYRTTVFSNLEVIRLYEVGIDDGVLIKMVSSCPVLRTPDLFYCNRLSDLTWFFLEKNLRTLTVVECAQVRELDVWPFFEQDCSIRSFRYRGPFLWIFYLPRLAVVFNDLCICYNDAIPPDVCSEWFDNTLFNTSELTVLTICSNTLQVVSYLTDAGVHAELAKVANFQKLKELQLITFEMKAVNLADIYAFLNNCHCPILESLFVQLPTEKSYDVIEELPEDVLENLPLLDAHNDVIEELPENVVENLKVVKITNSSSDPIAVLLVLFLLRKANSLSELLLVAPNGQLNVFDIPDIQQADRLLLDGALASGKLVLKLENTAPYPLHSDVFAEL; this is encoded by the exons ATGGGGGATGATCTGATGCTGGAGATCCTGACCCTTCTCCCGCTCAAGTCTGCGATTCGCACGGCGGCGGTCTCCAAGGAGTGGTCCAGGGTGTGGAAGCTCCATTTGCAGGAAGGTGGGGGTGCACACCCTTTCGTCCGCCGCTACCACCTCGTCGCCCGCATCGAACCATCGCCCAAGCAGCTTCTCGAGTTGCTTGAGCGGCGAGCAGGACGCCGTCTCCACCGCTTCTCCCTCATCGTCGAGACAAGCGTGATGGCCGCCTCGTGCTTCAACAGCTGCCTGGACCAGGTCGCCAAGTGCGCCGTCGAGGACCTCCACGTCGAGCTGCGGAACCGTACAGCTCGGAACAAATTCGTATTCCACTTCCGGTGGACGAGCAGGTTCCTCGCGCGCCTCTCGCTCCGTCGCACTAATGTGTCTCAATCTGTTGATTACCGGACCACGGTCTTCTCCAATCTCGAGGTTATCCGTCTTTACGAGGTTGGCATCGATGATGGGGTCTTGATCAAAATGGTCTCCTCTTGCCCTGTTCTCCGTACTCCCGACCTGTTCTACTGCAATAGGCTCAGCGATCTTACCTGGTTTTTTCTGGAGAAGAACCTGAGAACTCTCACTGTTGTGGAGTGTGCCCAAGTCCGTGAGCTGGATGTATGGCCGTTTTTCGAGCAGGATTGTAGCATCCGCTCCTTTAGATACCGCGGCCCTTTCCTCTGGATATTCTACCTCCCGAGGCTTGCCGTGGTGTTTAACGATCTTTGCATATGCTACAATGACGCCATTCCTCCTGATGTTTGCAGTGAATGGTTTGACAACACCCTATTCAATACGTCTGAACTCACCGTCCTCACCATCTGCAGCAATACCCTCCAG GTTGTGTCTTACTTGACTGATGCTGGAGTACATGCTGAATTGGCCAAGGTGGCCAACTTTCAGAAATTGAAAGAGCTTCAGTTGATCACGTTTGAAATGAAGGCAGTCAACCTTGCTGACATCTATGCATTCCTGAATAACTGTCACTGTCCTATTCTTGAGAGCCTCTTTGTGCAG CTCCCAACCGAGAAATCTTATGATGTGATTGAAGAGCTGCCAGAGGATGTCTTAGAAAACCTGCCCTTGCTGGATGCTCATAATGATGTGATTGAAGAGCTGCCAGAGAATGTCGTAGAAAACCTTAAGGTGGTAAAGATCACGAACTCCAGTTCTGACCCCATTGCAGTGCTGCTAGTGCTTTTCTTGTTGAGGAAGGCCAACTCCCTCAGTGAACTGCTACTGGTTGCTCCGAATGGCCAATTGAATGTGTTTGATATTCCTGATATTCAGCAAGCAGACCGTTTGCTTCTCGACGGAGCTTTGGCAAGTGGCAAGTTAGTTCTCAAGCTTGAAAATACTGCACCCTACCCACTTCATTCAGATGTCTTTGCAGAGCTTTAG
- the LOC100845250 gene encoding protein FAR-RED ELONGATED HYPOCOTYL 3-like, with protein sequence MNSEEKETTKIYSRLDADETSFKRVSTLGEGYSTCQGILDAYGPFLFNNSELPRQDSLMQLTTSCAPQQNHHVYQVNDSEPNLLTGSSQTAVEDLIMNLSQGGNMTYTQMLQGMDTLGDLRVTIAQSNVCPTSGGIFIEPMGAENKMFMITGRTEDTYLRTEEAGNVSWQSASSEEEAGSLDKQWTEQTGNMEHLPDRQGIINHEHQKGKSNQQQFLHVDEEPKWAENANNTEFRLDGSDTHGSSDQERQEDSAHQAHNGESPRDENTSGQGGGEKEQLEEILSEEDIHIFLENEQTISSSQEVRESLVPRMRMLFDTDKEAFEFYNTYASVCGFSAKKASNYHSRRMNVDKPTRYTFKCNRSGKVVDKQKQAEKRRAKQIKRAEEKVVQGLQLQKKRKRNLLEVTDCKAQMVVSLRAGKWEIITLELDHNHELSPPDEARFLRSHKQMTEEEKLIIRTFNAVKLPTRKIMSILASYRGGIKAVPYNKKYVSNYRTAIRKVNSKNDMMQVSDYFRKRQAQDPTFYCAIKLDKNSTVESLFWADGKARQLYEAYGDCISFDTTYRTNRYNLPFAPFVSITGHGSNCLFACAILENETIETFKWLFETFIHCMNDKQPVSIITDQDVDGFVA encoded by the exons ATGAACAGCGAGGAAAAAGAGACCACAAAGATCTACTCACGCCTGGATGCGGACGAGACATCGTTCAAAAGAGTATCAACACTTGGGGAGGGGTACAGTACCTGCCAGG GAATTTTGGATGCGTATGGTCCTTTCCTATTTAACAATTCTGAG ctgccaAGACAAGACTCTCTAATGCAATTGACAACTAGCTGCGCGCCCCAACAAAATCATCATGTGTATCAG GTAAATGATAGCGAGCCAAATTTGTTAACAGGATCAAGCCAAACAGCGGTTGAAGACCTCATT ATGAATTTGTCACAAGGGGGCAACATGACATACACGCAAATGCTGCAAGGCATGGACACGCTGGGTGACCTAAGAGTTACTATTGCACAG AGTAATGTATGCCCGACGAGTGGTGGTATTTTTATTGAGCCCATGGGTGCAgag AATAAGATGTTCATGATAACTGGGAGGACTGAAGACACCTACCTGCGGACTGAAGAGGCTGGAAATGTTTCATGGCAGAGTGCATCATCAGAAGAAGAGGCAGGATCCCTTGACAAGCAATGGACAGAGCAGACTGGGAACATGGAACATTTGCCTGACAGACAAGGCATCATAAATCATGAGCATCAAAAAGGGAAATCAAATCAACAACAATTTCTGCATGTGGATGAGGAACCCAAATGGGCAGAGAACGCAAATAATACAGAGTTCAGATTAGATGGGTCAGACACGCATGGTAGCAGTGATCAAGAACGACAAGAAGACAGTGCGCATCAAGCACACAATGGAGAGAGCCCGCGGGACGAGAACACTAGTGGTCAGGGTGGGGGGGAGAAAGAGCAACTTGAAGAGATATTGAGTGAGGAGGATATCCACATATTTCTGGAAAATGAGCAAACAATCAGTAGTAGCCAGGAGGTGCGTGAAAGTCTTGTGCCACGCATGCGAATGCTCTTTGACACTGACAAAGAAGCTTTCGAATTCTATAACACATATGCTTCTGTGTGTGGATTCTCAGCAAAGAAAGCTTCAAATTATCACTCTCGCAGAATGAATGTAGACAAACCAACTAGATATACTTTCAAATGCAACCGTTCTGGTAAGGTTGTGGATAAACAAAAGcaagcagaaaaaagaagagctAAACAAATTAAAAGAGCAGAGGAGAAAGTAGTCCAAGGGTTGCAGCTccaaaagaagaggaaaagaaactTGCTCGAGGTGACTGATTGTAAAGCACAAATGGTTGTATCGCTGAGAGCAGGCAAGTGGGAAATCATAACTCTAGAGCTTGACCACAACCATGAGCTTAGCCCTCCTGATGAAGCAAGGTTCCTGAGATCACACAAACAGATGACGGAAGAAGAGAAGCTCATCATTCGTACATTCAATGCAGTGAAGCTGCCCACCAGAAAAATAATGTCTATACTAGCTTCGTATAGAGGAGGTATAAAAGCAGTGCCATACAACAAGAAATACGTCAGTAATTATAGAACAGCAATCAGGAAAGTAAACAGCAAAAATGACATGATGCAGGTGTCTGACTACTTCAGAAAAAGGCAAGCCCAGGATCCCACGTTTTACTGCGCAATAAAATTGGACAAGAACAGCACAGTGGAAAGCCTGTTTTGGGCTGATGGGAAAGCAAGGCAGCTGTATGAAGCGTATGGTGACTGCATAAGCTTCGACACGACATATAGGACAAATAGGTATAACCTCCCGTTTGCTCCGTTTGTCAGCATAACAGGACATGGCAGCAACtgtttgtttgcttgtgcTATCCTAGAGAACGAGACAATTGAAACATTCAAATGGCTTTTTGAGACATTCATACATTGCATGAATGACAAGCAACCGGTGTCTATCATCACTGACCAAGATGttgatgggttcgttgcatga